In a genomic window of Staphylococcus taiwanensis:
- a CDS encoding rhodanese-like domain-containing protein has translation MNVSLIIALVIIVLIILYMLGNWFINKRAVTELDQNDFHKGLRKAQVIDVREKVDYDYGHINGARNIPMSMFSQRYQGLRKDQPIYLCDANGVAGYRAARILKKNGYKDLYLLKGGYKKWTGKIKTKK, from the coding sequence ATGAATGTATCTTTGATTATAGCTTTGGTTATTATAGTCTTAATAATTCTTTACATGCTAGGAAATTGGTTTATTAACAAACGTGCAGTGACTGAATTAGACCAAAATGATTTTCATAAAGGTTTAAGAAAAGCACAAGTAATAGATGTGCGTGAAAAAGTAGACTATGACTATGGACATATTAATGGCGCACGTAATATTCCAATGTCAATGTTTAGCCAAAGATATCAAGGCTTAAGAAAAGACCAGCCAATATATCTCTGTGATGCAAATGGTGTTGCAGGATATCGTGCAGCTCGTATTCTGAAAAAGAATGGTTACAAAGATTTATATTTACTTAAAGGTGGATATAAAAAATGGACTGGCAAAATTAAAACAAAAAAATAA
- a CDS encoding lipoate--protein ligase family protein has product MTETWNFINTGSHDPYYNMAMDEALLNFVSRGEIDPVVRFYTWDPATLSVGYFQRLQKEIDIDKVKEKGFGLVRRQTGGRGVLHDKELTYSVIVSESHPNMPSTVTEAYRVISEGLLEGFRILGFEAYFAIPRSKEEREKLKQPRSAVCFDAPSWYELVVEGRKIAGSAQTRQKGVILQHGSLLQDVDVDELFDMFKFKNDRLKDKMKKAFVDKAVAINDISDRHITIEEMEKAFEEGFKKGLNIDFKPLILSDTQLQEVKDLEDKYRSDEWLYKK; this is encoded by the coding sequence ATGACTGAAACTTGGAATTTTATAAACACAGGTAGCCACGACCCTTATTATAATATGGCGATGGATGAAGCATTATTAAATTTTGTCTCTAGAGGAGAAATTGATCCAGTAGTACGCTTTTATACTTGGGATCCTGCGACGTTATCTGTAGGTTATTTTCAAAGATTACAAAAAGAAATTGATATCGATAAAGTCAAAGAAAAAGGATTCGGTTTAGTTAGACGTCAAACAGGTGGTAGAGGTGTTTTACACGATAAAGAACTAACATATAGTGTTATTGTTTCTGAATCGCATCCTAATATGCCATCTACTGTTACTGAGGCTTATCGAGTAATTTCTGAAGGCTTATTAGAAGGTTTTAGAATTCTTGGATTTGAAGCATATTTTGCAATTCCACGTTCTAAAGAAGAAAGAGAAAAATTGAAGCAACCAAGAAGTGCTGTATGTTTTGATGCTCCAAGTTGGTACGAGTTAGTGGTTGAAGGACGTAAAATCGCCGGTAGTGCTCAAACTCGTCAAAAAGGCGTTATTTTACAACATGGATCACTATTACAAGATGTTGATGTAGATGAACTTTTCGATATGTTTAAATTTAAAAATGATCGTTTAAAAGATAAAATGAAAAAAGCTTTTGTTGATAAAGCTGTAGCAATTAATGATATCTCTGATAGACACATTACAATTGAAGAAATGGAAAAAGCATTTGAAGAAGGATTTAAAAAAGGTTTAAATATAGATTTCAAGCCACTTATACTTTCTGATACGCAATTACAAGAAGTTAAAGATTTAGAAGATAAGTATCGTTCAGATGAATGGCTATATAAAAAATAA
- a CDS encoding aminopeptidase P family protein, whose translation MDKLTKIHEVLDKYQLDALVILSDYNRRYLSDFTGTSGALLITRNYQKLITDFRYIDQATKQANHFEIVKRSGGLIEELISLINHDNLKKVGFEGHLVSYDTFQLLNQSNANFISIGETIEDLRQIKTTDEIDKIKIAAKIVDDTYNYILKTAKAGMTEKELKAKLESKMLELGADGPSFDTIVASGHRGALPHGVASDKVIEKGDMITLDFGAYYQGYCSDITRTFAIGEPDAKMREIYDIVLKSQIKAINEIKPGMSVSEADALSRSYIESNGYGAEFGHSLGHGIGLDIHEGPLLSKNAKGTVQVNNCVTIEPGIYVEGLGGVRIEDDILITENGCEVFTKCTKDLIIL comes from the coding sequence ATGGATAAATTAACTAAGATTCATGAAGTATTAGACAAATATCAATTAGACGCTTTAGTGATTTTATCTGATTACAATAGAAGATATTTATCAGATTTCACTGGTACAAGTGGTGCGTTATTAATAACACGCAACTATCAAAAACTAATTACAGATTTCCGTTACATAGATCAAGCAACCAAACAAGCGAATCATTTTGAAATTGTTAAACGAAGTGGTGGTCTAATAGAAGAACTTATTTCATTAATTAATCATGATAATTTAAAAAAAGTTGGTTTCGAGGGACACCTAGTAAGCTATGATACTTTCCAATTATTAAATCAATCTAATGCTAATTTTATTAGTATTGGTGAAACTATTGAGGATCTCAGACAAATTAAAACCACTGATGAGATAGATAAAATTAAAATTGCAGCAAAAATTGTGGATGATACTTACAATTATATCTTAAAAACCGCCAAAGCAGGAATGACTGAAAAAGAATTAAAAGCAAAACTTGAGAGTAAAATGCTAGAATTAGGAGCAGATGGTCCTTCATTTGATACAATAGTCGCTTCAGGCCATAGAGGTGCATTACCTCATGGTGTAGCTAGTGATAAGGTAATTGAAAAAGGTGATATGATAACTTTAGATTTTGGAGCATATTATCAAGGCTACTGTTCAGACATAACTAGAACTTTTGCTATTGGTGAACCTGACGCTAAAATGCGTGAAATTTATGATATTGTATTAAAATCACAAATTAAAGCTATAAATGAAATTAAACCTGGCATGTCTGTTAGTGAAGCAGATGCATTATCTAGAAGTTATATCGAATCTAATGGGTACGGTGCTGAATTTGGTCACTCGTTAGGTCATGGCATAGGCCTAGATATTCATGAAGGCCCATTGTTATCTAAAAATGCAAAGGGTACGGTTCAAGTAAATAATTGTGTTACTATTGAACCAGGTATTTATGTAGAAGGTCTTGGTGGGGTACGCATTGAAGATGATATTTTAATCACTGAAAATGGTTGTGAAGTCTTTACTAAATGCACAAAAGACCTTATTATTTTATAG
- the efp gene encoding elongation factor P — MISVNDFKTGLTISVDNGIWKVIDFQHVKPGKGSAFVRSKLRNLRTGAIQEKTFRAGEKVEQALIENRRMQYLYADGDNHVFMDNETFDQTELSADYLKDELKYLKANMEVQIQSYEGEMIGVELPKTVELEVTETEPGIKGDTATGATKSATVETGYTLNVPLFVNEGDILVINTGDGSYISRG, encoded by the coding sequence ATGATTTCGGTTAATGATTTTAAAACAGGTTTAACTATTTCTGTAGATAATGGTATTTGGAAAGTGATTGATTTCCAACACGTAAAACCAGGTAAAGGCTCAGCCTTTGTACGTTCTAAATTACGTAATTTAAGAACTGGTGCAATTCAAGAAAAAACGTTTAGAGCAGGTGAAAAAGTTGAGCAAGCTCTAATTGAAAATCGTCGTATGCAGTATTTATATGCTGATGGTGATAATCACGTGTTCATGGATAATGAAACTTTTGACCAAACTGAATTATCTGCAGATTATTTAAAAGACGAATTAAAATACTTGAAAGCTAATATGGAAGTTCAAATTCAATCTTATGAAGGCGAAATGATTGGAGTTGAATTACCAAAAACTGTTGAATTAGAAGTAACTGAAACTGAACCTGGTATCAAAGGCGATACTGCTACAGGTGCTACTAAATCAGCTACAGTTGAAACTGGTTATACTTTAAATGTTCCTTTATTCGTCAATGAAGGCGATATTTTAGTAATTAACACTGGTGATGGTAGCTACATCTCTAGAGGTTAA
- the accB gene encoding acetyl-CoA carboxylase biotin carboxyl carrier protein, with protein sequence MNFKEIKELIEILDQSSLTEINIEDNKGSVVNLKKQKETEIITPQYTQQAAPMVAPQNTTSAQSPTNDEALTDSTESTSTNDSNYETINAPMVGTFYKSPSPEEDAYVQIGDKVTNESTVCILEAMKLFNEIQAEVSGEIVEILVEDGQMVEYGQPLFKVK encoded by the coding sequence ATGAATTTTAAAGAAATAAAAGAATTAATCGAAATTCTTGATCAATCAAGTTTAACTGAAATTAACATTGAAGATAATAAAGGAAGCGTAGTTAATTTAAAAAAACAAAAGGAAACAGAAATTATTACGCCTCAATATACGCAACAAGCTGCACCAATGGTTGCACCACAAAATACAACTTCAGCACAATCACCAACAAATGATGAAGCTTTGACTGACAGTACAGAAAGTACTTCAACTAATGATTCAAACTATGAAACAATCAACGCACCTATGGTAGGGACATTCTATAAGTCTCCATCACCTGAAGAAGATGCTTATGTGCAAATAGGTGACAAAGTAACGAATGAGTCAACGGTTTGTATTCTTGAAGCTATGAAACTATTTAATGAAATTCAAGCTGAAGTATCAGGTGAAATTGTAGAAATACTAGTAGAAGACGGGCAAATGGTAGAGTATGGCCAACCGTTATTTAAGGTGAAATAA
- the accC gene encoding acetyl-CoA carboxylase biotin carboxylase subunit, which translates to MKKILIANRGEIAVRIIRACHDLGIQTVAIYSEGDKDALHTQIADEAYCVGPTQSKDSYLNIPNILSIATSTGCDGVHPGYGFLAENGDFAELCEACQLKFIGPSFESIQKMGIKDIAKAEMIAANVPVVPGSDGLVESISDAKKIANEIGYPVIIKATAGGGGKGIRVARNEKELENGYRMTQQEAETAFGNGGLYLEKFIENFRHIEIQVIGDQFGNVIHLGERDCTIQRRMQKLVEESPSPILSDAQRHEMGNAAVRAAKAVNYENAGTIEFIYDLNDDKFYFMEMNTRIQVEHPVTEMVTGIDLVKLQLKVAMGEALPYSQEDISINGHAIEYRINAENPYKNFMPSPGKITQYLAPGGYGVRIESACYTNYTIPPYYDSMVAKLIVHEPTREEAIMTGIRALSEYLILGIDTTIPFHLKLMNNDIFRSGSFNTNFLEKYNIMDDNE; encoded by the coding sequence ATGAAAAAAATATTAATAGCTAACCGTGGAGAGATTGCGGTTAGAATTATTAGAGCATGTCATGATTTAGGCATACAAACAGTAGCTATTTATTCTGAAGGAGACAAAGACGCACTACATACTCAAATTGCTGATGAAGCATATTGCGTCGGTCCAACTCAGTCTAAAGATTCATATTTAAATATTCCTAATATTTTATCCATTGCTACGTCTACTGGTTGTGATGGCGTACATCCTGGTTACGGATTTTTAGCAGAAAACGGAGACTTTGCAGAGCTATGCGAAGCTTGCCAATTGAAATTTATTGGACCGAGCTTTGAATCTATCCAAAAAATGGGAATCAAAGATATAGCAAAAGCGGAAATGATTGCTGCAAATGTTCCCGTTGTCCCTGGAAGTGACGGCCTAGTAGAATCAATATCAGATGCTAAAAAAATTGCTAATGAAATTGGTTATCCAGTCATCATTAAAGCTACTGCTGGTGGTGGCGGTAAGGGTATACGTGTAGCTCGTAATGAAAAGGAACTCGAAAACGGATATCGCATGACTCAACAAGAAGCTGAAACTGCTTTTGGTAATGGTGGATTATACCTTGAGAAATTCATTGAAAATTTCCGCCATATCGAAATTCAAGTGATTGGAGATCAATTTGGTAATGTTATTCATCTTGGCGAACGTGATTGTACAATACAAAGACGAATGCAAAAGTTAGTAGAAGAATCTCCTTCACCAATTTTATCAGATGCACAACGTCATGAGATGGGTAATGCTGCTGTTAGAGCTGCTAAAGCTGTTAATTATGAAAACGCTGGCACGATAGAGTTTATCTATGATTTAAATGACGATAAGTTTTACTTCATGGAGATGAACACTCGTATTCAAGTTGAACATCCAGTTACAGAAATGGTTACTGGAATAGATTTAGTGAAACTTCAATTAAAAGTAGCCATGGGTGAAGCCCTACCTTATTCTCAAGAAGATATTTCTATAAATGGACATGCAATTGAATACAGAATCAACGCTGAAAATCCATACAAAAATTTCATGCCTTCTCCAGGTAAAATTACACAATATTTAGCACCAGGCGGCTACGGTGTAAGAATCGAATCAGCTTGTTATACTAATTACACAATTCCACCATATTATGATTCAATGGTAGCTAAATTAATTGTTCATGAACCTACTAGAGAAGAAGCGATTATGACAGGTATCAGAGCGTTAAGTGAGTATTTAATTTTAGGAATTGATACAACGATACCATTCCATCTTAAACTCATGAATAATGATATATTTAGAAGTGGTTCTTTCAATACTAATTTCTTAGAAAAATATAATATTATGGATGATAACGAGTAG
- a CDS encoding Asp23/Gls24 family envelope stress response protein encodes MVNVADYSNSNLGKIEIAPEVISVIASIAVSEVDGVTGHFAELKNSNIEKVSRKNLNKNLKIDTKENGIQIDVYCSIKHGIKISKFASKVQSSIFNSIKTMTAIEPKEINVHIMHITAE; translated from the coding sequence ATGGTAAATGTAGCAGATTATTCTAATTCTAACCTAGGCAAAATTGAAATTGCGCCAGAAGTCATTTCTGTAATTGCTAGTATTGCAGTTTCTGAAGTAGATGGCGTAACTGGGCATTTTGCAGAATTGAAAAATAGCAACATTGAAAAAGTTAGTCGTAAAAATCTAAATAAAAATTTGAAAATTGATACTAAAGAAAATGGTATTCAAATAGACGTATATTGTTCTATTAAACATGGCATTAAAATTTCAAAATTTGCTAGCAAAGTCCAATCCTCAATATTTAACTCAATTAAAACAATGACTGCTATTGAACCAAAAGAAATTAACGTTCACATCATGCACATTACTGCAGAGTAA
- the nusB gene encoding transcription antitermination factor NusB — protein MSRKESRKQAFQTLFQLEMKNTDLTINEAINFIKDDYPDLDFNFIHWLVTGVKDHEPVLDETIEPKLKDWSIQRLLKTDRIILRMATFELLHSETPPKVIINEAVELTKQFSDDDHYKFINGVLSNIK, from the coding sequence ATGAGTCGAAAAGAATCCAGAAAACAAGCGTTTCAAACATTATTTCAGTTAGAAATGAAAAATACTGATCTAACCATAAATGAAGCGATTAATTTTATAAAAGATGATTATCCAGACTTGGATTTTAATTTTATTCATTGGCTAGTAACTGGCGTTAAAGATCATGAACCTGTACTAGATGAAACAATTGAACCTAAATTAAAAGATTGGTCAATTCAACGTTTATTAAAAACAGATCGTATCATTTTAAGAATGGCTACATTCGAATTACTTCATAGTGAAACGCCACCTAAGGTAATCATCAATGAAGCAGTAGAATTAACAAAACAATTTAGTGATGATGATCATTACAAATTTATCAATGGCGTACTGAGTAATATAAAATAA
- a CDS encoding exodeoxyribonuclease VII large subunit, whose protein sequence is MSEYLSVTTLTKYIKYKFDQDPHLQSILLKGELSNFKKHSSGHLYFNVKDKGSVISAMMFKGSASKLTFEPKEGDEVLLEARVSVYERRGNYQIYVNKMELDGIGNLYQKLEQLKQKLTKEGYFNNEHKKPIPRFPMKIAILTASTGAAIRDIHSTIDSRYPLVEKISLSTLVQGENAKNDIISKIEEADTLGVDTIIVGRGGGSIEDLWNFNEEEVVKAIYNCKTPIISAVGHETDFTLSDFVADVRAATPTQAAVIATPDQYELMQQIKQYQFSLTKHIKQFLDKQRKQLNHTSSYYKFKQPSLLYDQQLQRRDDLEKQLKQLVYAKIENKKYEVKVLKQHFNIKNLSHSIVRNQKYITSQQERLRNITLKNIDKNKTELKSKIELLDNLSPTNTMLRGYSIVNKDDKVITSTHDLKENDNIKLSMKDGSIDAIVKKVRCEDE, encoded by the coding sequence ATGTCTGAATATCTAAGTGTAACAACTTTAACAAAATATATTAAATATAAGTTTGATCAAGATCCACATTTGCAATCAATCTTATTAAAGGGTGAGCTATCTAACTTCAAAAAGCATTCAAGTGGCCATTTGTACTTTAATGTTAAAGATAAAGGCAGTGTAATTAGTGCGATGATGTTTAAAGGAAGTGCATCCAAACTTACATTTGAACCTAAAGAGGGTGACGAAGTACTTCTAGAAGCTCGAGTTTCAGTATATGAACGTCGTGGAAATTATCAAATTTATGTTAATAAAATGGAATTAGACGGTATAGGTAATTTGTACCAAAAATTGGAACAACTCAAACAAAAATTAACTAAAGAAGGCTATTTTAATAATGAACATAAAAAGCCCATACCACGATTTCCTATGAAAATAGCTATTTTAACTGCTAGCACTGGCGCAGCAATAAGAGATATCCATTCTACAATTGATAGTAGATATCCTTTAGTTGAAAAAATTTCATTAAGCACACTAGTACAAGGCGAAAATGCTAAAAATGATATTATTTCTAAAATAGAAGAGGCAGATACGCTTGGGGTCGATACGATTATCGTAGGTCGTGGTGGCGGTTCAATTGAAGATTTATGGAATTTTAATGAAGAAGAAGTAGTTAAAGCAATTTATAATTGTAAAACGCCAATTATATCTGCTGTTGGCCATGAAACAGATTTCACATTAAGTGATTTTGTTGCTGATGTAAGGGCAGCAACTCCAACTCAAGCTGCTGTAATTGCAACACCAGATCAATATGAATTAATGCAACAAATTAAACAATATCAATTTTCATTAACAAAACATATAAAACAATTCTTAGATAAACAACGAAAACAATTAAATCATACTTCTTCATATTATAAATTTAAACAGCCATCACTATTATATGATCAACAATTACAACGAAGAGATGATTTAGAAAAACAATTAAAGCAATTAGTATACGCTAAGATTGAAAATAAAAAATATGAAGTTAAAGTCTTAAAACAACACTTTAATATTAAAAATCTAAGTCATTCTATCGTTCGAAATCAAAAATATATAACGAGTCAGCAAGAACGTCTACGCAATATTACATTAAAAAATATTGATAAAAATAAAACTGAACTTAAGAGTAAAATTGAGCTATTAGACAACTTAAGTCCAACTAACACAATGCTACGTGGGTATTCTATAGTTAACAAAGATGATAAAGTAATTACGAGTACTCATGATTTAAAAGAAAACGATAATATTAAATTATCTATGAAAGATGGAAGTATTGACGCTATCGTTAAGAAAGTTAGGTGTGAAGATGAGTAA
- a CDS encoding exodeoxyribonuclease VII small subunit, with protein sequence MSKEQQSFEEMMQELENIVQKLDNETVSLEESLDLYQRGMKLSAACDTTLKDAENKVNQLIKDEAEDEDNDKNVNE encoded by the coding sequence ATGAGTAAAGAACAACAAAGTTTTGAAGAAATGATGCAAGAATTAGAAAATATTGTTCAAAAATTAGATAATGAAACTGTTTCTTTAGAAGAGTCCTTAGATTTATATCAACGCGGTATGAAATTATCAGCTGCTTGTGATACAACTTTGAAAGATGCTGAAAATAAAGTGAATCAATTAATTAAAGATGAAGCAGAGGATGAAGATAATGACAAAAATGTCAATGAATAA
- a CDS encoding polyprenyl synthetase family protein, with the protein MTKMSMNKLIEQINNDLDGVIETSPLNTNLEESMQYSLNAGGKRIRPLLVFITLNVLNENYQKGKQTALALEMIHTYSLIHDDLPPMDNDDYRRGKLTNHKVYGEWKAILAGDALLTKAFELIANDQLLDNDVKIKLISRLAHDSGHLGMVGGQTLDMQSENTPVDLATLEKIHKAKTGALLKFAILSAADIAKANTTILKALDEFSEHLGLMFQIKDDLLDVYGDESKLGKKVGSDLENHKSTYVSLLGKDGAESKLDYHRNAAIDSVNELAPNYDIQPLLDIVELFYNRDH; encoded by the coding sequence ATGACAAAAATGTCAATGAATAAGTTAATTGAACAAATTAATAATGATCTTGACGGTGTGATTGAAACTTCGCCATTAAATACTAATTTGGAAGAAAGTATGCAATATTCACTCAATGCAGGTGGAAAAAGAATTCGACCTTTACTTGTCTTTATAACTCTAAATGTTTTGAATGAAAATTATCAAAAAGGCAAACAAACTGCACTGGCCTTAGAAATGATTCATACGTATTCACTGATTCATGACGATTTACCTCCGATGGATAATGATGATTATAGACGAGGCAAGCTCACTAATCATAAAGTTTATGGTGAATGGAAAGCCATTTTAGCAGGAGATGCACTATTAACTAAAGCGTTTGAATTAATAGCAAATGACCAATTATTAGATAATGATGTTAAAATTAAATTAATATCTAGATTGGCTCATGATAGTGGTCATCTTGGCATGGTTGGTGGACAAACACTTGATATGCAAAGTGAAAATACACCCGTAGATTTGGCTACACTTGAAAAAATACATAAAGCTAAAACGGGTGCATTACTTAAGTTCGCTATTTTAAGTGCAGCAGACATAGCAAAAGCAAACACTACTATTTTAAAAGCATTAGATGAATTTAGTGAACATTTAGGTTTGATGTTTCAAATTAAAGATGATTTATTAGATGTCTATGGTGATGAATCTAAATTAGGCAAAAAAGTAGGTAGCGATCTTGAAAATCATAAAAGTACATATGTGTCACTCCTTGGTAAAGATGGCGCCGAAAGTAAATTAGACTATCATAGAAATGCTGCAATTGATTCTGTTAATGAACTTGCACCTAATTATGACATTCAACCGTTACTTGATATCGTTGAATTATTTTATAACCGTGATCACTAA
- the argR gene encoding transcriptional regulator ArgR: protein MAKKSVRHIKIREIISSEQIETQDELVKRLNEYDLNVTQATVSRDIKELQLIKVPAPSGQYVYSLPNDRKYHPLEKLGRYLMDSFVNIEGTGNLLVLKTLPGNAQSIGAILDQIDWEEVLGTICGDDTCLLICKDEEASNTIKTRIFNLL from the coding sequence ATGGCTAAAAAATCAGTGAGACATATTAAAATCAGAGAAATTATTTCAAGTGAACAGATTGAAACACAAGATGAACTTGTTAAACGTCTAAATGAATACGACCTTAATGTTACTCAAGCAACTGTATCACGTGATATAAAAGAACTACAATTAATTAAAGTGCCTGCCCCTTCAGGTCAATATGTGTATAGTTTACCTAATGACCGTAAATATCATCCGTTAGAAAAATTAGGTCGATATCTCATGGATTCATTCGTAAACATTGAAGGTACTGGCAATTTACTAGTACTAAAAACTTTACCAGGGAATGCACAATCTATTGGTGCTATTCTTGATCAAATTGATTGGGAGGAAGTGCTTGGTACTATATGTGGTGACGATACTTGCCTTTTAATTTGTAAAGATGAGGAAGCAAGTAATACAATTAAAACTAGAATTTTCAATTTATTATAA
- the recN gene encoding DNA repair protein RecN, whose amino-acid sequence MLQTLSIKQFAIIDELEIHFSDGLTVLSGETGAGKSIIIDAIGQLIGMRASSDYVRHGEKKAVIEGIFDIDNSKDAINILHELDIDIDEDFLLVKREIFSSGKSICRLNNQIVTLQDLRKVMQELLDIHGQHETQTLLKQKYHLKLIDDYAEDKYLKTKDKYQQIFNEYKNKKKELEELESADQALLQRLDLMKFQFEELKEASLKDGESEQLEIDIRRIQNSEKLSLALNNAHITLTDEHAIPDRLYELSNHLQSIDEILPDKFSKLKEDIDQFYYTLEDAKHELYDEMSNTEFDEQMLNELESRMNLLNNLKRKYGKDINELIKYQDKLENEISKIENYEESTSQLREEISNLYQQVIKYGKSLSKERREVARILRDHIVAEIQNLQMKDANLEISFQPLETPTIEGIEFVEFLISPNKGEPLKSLNKIASGGELSRIMLALKSIFVQSRGQTAILFDEVDSGVSGQAAQKMAEKMRDIAEYIQVICISHLPQVASMSDHHLLISKASLDDRTTTQVKELQDDDKVDEIARMISGASVTDLTRENAKEMIAQNRRK is encoded by the coding sequence ATGTTACAAACCTTATCAATAAAACAATTTGCAATTATTGATGAATTAGAAATACACTTTTCAGATGGATTGACAGTACTTAGTGGTGAAACTGGAGCTGGGAAGTCAATCATCATAGATGCTATTGGTCAATTAATTGGAATGCGTGCTTCATCAGATTATGTTAGACATGGTGAAAAGAAAGCAGTTATTGAAGGCATATTTGATATTGATAATAGTAAAGATGCTATCAATATACTCCATGAGTTAGATATAGACATTGATGAAGATTTTTTATTAGTTAAGAGGGAAATCTTTAGTTCTGGAAAAAGTATCTGTAGATTAAATAATCAAATCGTTACACTTCAAGATTTACGTAAAGTAATGCAAGAGCTATTAGATATACACGGTCAACATGAAACACAAACTTTATTAAAACAAAAATATCATCTTAAACTCATAGACGATTATGCAGAAGATAAATATTTAAAAACTAAAGATAAGTATCAACAAATATTTAATGAATATAAAAATAAGAAAAAAGAATTAGAAGAACTTGAATCAGCTGATCAAGCATTATTACAAAGATTAGATTTAATGAAGTTTCAATTTGAAGAACTTAAAGAAGCATCATTAAAAGATGGTGAGTCAGAACAACTTGAAATTGATATTCGTAGAATTCAAAATTCTGAAAAATTAAGTTTAGCTCTAAATAATGCTCATATTACGTTAACAGATGAGCATGCGATACCAGATAGACTCTATGAATTAAGCAATCATTTGCAATCAATAGATGAAATTCTTCCAGATAAATTTAGTAAATTGAAAGAGGATATTGATCAGTTTTACTATACATTGGAAGATGCTAAACATGAATTATATGATGAAATGTCAAATACAGAATTCGACGAGCAAATGCTTAATGAACTTGAATCACGAATGAATTTACTTAATAATTTAAAACGTAAGTATGGCAAGGACATTAATGAATTAATTAAATATCAAGATAAACTTGAAAATGAAATTTCTAAAATTGAGAATTATGAAGAAAGTACATCTCAATTGCGAGAAGAGATTTCAAATTTATACCAACAAGTTATTAAATACGGCAAGTCTCTCTCTAAAGAACGACGTGAAGTCGCAAGGATACTACGAGATCACATAGTAGCTGAAATACAAAATTTACAAATGAAAGACGCTAATTTAGAAATCTCTTTCCAACCATTAGAAACACCAACTATAGAGGGGATTGAATTTGTAGAATTCTTAATTAGCCCTAATAAAGGTGAACCGTTAAAAAGTTTAAATAAAATAGCCTCTGGCGGTGAATTATCAAGAATCATGTTAGCATTAAAAAGTATTTTTGTTCAATCTCGTGGTCAAACTGCTATTCTTTTTGACGAAGTTGACTCAGGAGTTTCTGGTCAAGCTGCTCAAAAAATGGCTGAAAAAATGAGAGATATCGCAGAATATATTCAAGTCATTTGTATTTCTCATTTGCCACAAGTTGCTTCAATGAGTGATCATCATTTATTAATCAGTAAGGCTTCACTCGATGACCGAACTACGACTCAAGTTAAAGAACTTCAAGATGATGATAAAGTAGATGAAATAGCACGAATGATTTCGGGAGCTAGCGTAACAGACTTAACACGTGAAAATGCAAAAGAAATGATTGCCCAAAATCGAAGAAAATAG